The region ttagtagtaatagtaggGCAAAGtcagaaaaacatccaaatcaaaaacaaaaaaagacaagaaTAACACAATATATTCCTAAAACAGAAATTATGGAATTCATGTCCCCTCCATACCTACTGCTCACCcgcccaaccccccccccccccccccccacggaCCCACACAAAGTCACAAGTCTACATTAGAGTCCCTACAAAGACAACGGTGGCAATAGTTAAAGATGATGGTGACAGGCTCAGATTGATAAGTCGTTATATTGTTACTTTGTATTTCATGTTCAAGTCAGAGTCGTTGTTTAGCAGGAGCTTAGATTAGGTTGCTTTGTTGCCAGGCCTTTTACAGAGAAATGAGTCCAACCATAGTGTCTCAAAAGGTGGGGCTACTATGTGGGGCTAATCAGCTGCTTTCCACAAACAACATCATGAGagaaaaagttaaaataaaagtaaaacgTTAGGCAATCTTGGAGAAGTCCCATACAATCCCCACCCACCCCAAccattacccccccccctcctaaaaaaaaaaaaacttgtaatagacaaacagtttttttttccttttctgcatGAAGCTAGTTTAAACAGGGGTTGGAAGTTTAATCCAAATCAATGGAAACATAAAGCCAGGTGGTGAGTTAGATCTAAACCCTTGCTGCCCATGCATCTGAACAGTAGTGAATTAGGACAAAGACAAGTCAGGTCTCTCTTTTTATGTGCATTTAAATCTCTAATTCACTTGTCTTTTTCCTGTTTTGTAATACGTTccttaaatgttgtttttatatttctaatattttttttatcttcaagACGGTGTCCTTTAAATGCAAATGAAGAAGTAGTCTTGGTAGGACATGAGGAGTGTGTGCACACTGACTTCACGTTCGGTTTCTCTCCGCTTGTTGCGACCTGCCTAGACTTCTATGTTGTTCTGAGCGTAAAGCCTGGTCCATGTCCGGGCTGCAacatgagacaaagagagaggagcACAGTGGGCAATATTAGGGTCAGTCAGTGATATTTCAGACATGTTCCCTGAACAGACACTGTCCGTGTTGCAACTggcaaaaaacatttctgaccaAGTAATGCTCCTGATGACCAGGAAACAATAATATCACCTGTCTCTATGGCTTGAGCTTCATTGGACTTCCATTGCTCTGCAACGTCATTTGCTAGAGGATCGTCAGGATTGGGAGCACTTAGTAATGCCTGGATTGACAGCAGGACTGTGCGGATCTGCAAGGCTGGAGACCATTTATCTGTAGAGACATTTGATAAAAGAACAAAAATGGACAataaggagagggagaaaggggtaAGATGAGCGAAGGATGAAAAGGGAGGCAAAGAGCTTTCAGAAATGTAGGACCATTTCCATGTCACAGCCATTACCAACAAAACCAACAGTTCcacattgcttttttttttttacagtgaaatATAGCAAAATCCATGTGACAACAGTCAAGCATCCCTTACCTTTCAAAATGTCTAGACATATTCTTCCCAGCTTGTCTACGTTTGGGTGGTATATTTTGGTCATAAAGCGTACTTTTGGAGCTGCCATGGGGTATTCCTCAGGGAGAAAAAGTTCAAGTTTAAACGTGCCGCCTTCGAAGGGTGAGTCCTGTGGTCCGGCTATGACCACATGGAAGTAGCGGGCGTTCCCTTCGTCAGGTTCTGCCTTGATGCCTGGGACGGGCTCTGCCATCAAGCGCTGAGTTTCCTGAGAAACAGACACGCAAACAGGGTAGGCCAAAAGGCGAATGCAGACACTCATACAGCAAACATACAGTAAGGACAGGTACAGTGGTGTCTATGGTCTAATTTCTACACTAATCTCTCATAGGTTAAGAACAAGTGGTTTTATCAATGGTGATCTCCTACATTTGGGCAAAGAATGGTTCCTTTGATAAATCAGTCTATTTCTGTGTAGGTGCCTTAATTCCATTTGTCAGTGCAAATGTCAGATAGTTTGCGTGCACACTTGACAGATGAGGCCTCTGGGTATTTCTCCTCCTGCAGACAACAAGCTCTTCCTTGTCCTTGATATATGTTTACAGTCCCTTCTGTAAACATTTGCATGCAAAAATATTTAAGTAGCTATAGTGCAAAATTGAAAGCCAAATTAATAGCTTTACTGATGCCATTTAGCTACATATGTTCACCAGGAATGATcaattatattgttttaatgtacagtatggCAGCGAATGTTAACTTTTCAAATGGATTTTGTTACTGTTCGGCCGATCAAATGGTTTCTGCTATACAGTCACTTTCAGAAAGTTCTCtgtaatttaaaacattcagagaagTGGTCTGGGTTGTAAGAAGGCACATGCATCTTTCTCCAAAATGCCCTCTCTCTTATGCACATTTTtgtgcattcattaatttgttaaataaacaattgCTTAAACATATGCGTTACCTGGCCTGTGCACCAATTTCTATAAAAGTGCATTGGTGATGCCTTATAGTAGGCTGGAATAAATGACATGAACATTCAGAGCTGTGGAGCTTTTGAAAGTAATTTTTGTCACCTCACACAGAAGTAGTGCAtgatattatttgcaaatacaaTGGGTAGTATCTTAAATCCAATGGAAACAGTGATGGAAGTTCAGTAGGAgcttaaaacacaaaacacaaacaaagagaGATGAAAGGGTAAATAGCATCTCATGGACAAACTGCAAAGTGTAGCAAATGTGAATGATACGATGTTTATTACTGTCGGGATATTTTCTACTTAAAATTTCATATACAGTCAGTGTTTCACATATTATCACAATGACCTGAGATCTGTGGTCACCTTGCTTGATCTGACTCAGGATCAAGGAAGGTCAACTACATGTTGAAGGCTATCTGACCCAGCCAGATAACAGATCGGACCTCGGGTTAAACGGACTTCAGATATGTCCATGTGTGTATCTAGTGTGGTGGTCAGAGGCGCAATGATATATACTGTTATCAACTGGATGACAGTTCACTAATCTGAACAATAAaaagattaataaaatattatttattagttaataaaatatattttaataataaaatcaggtccaatgcacatccctaatTTTAGGACCTGCTTGTTTACTTTGTGCAAAAAAAGTCACAACTCTATTTACATGTACAATAGTTCATCTATCACGTGGCTTCTTACACAACATTTGAAACGTGTCCTAATTCACATAGCCCATTGACATCAATGACATCTAACATTCCCATAAATCTCTAGCTGCAGGAATACCTAGTCCCATAGGCTGACTAACGCAGAGCTGCCAAGTGCCCCGGGCTGGGaccagtagagagagagagacagacacacacacacacagacacacacagacacacctccaTGTGATACAGCCTTATGGTATGCAGGAGGCTGGCCCACCTGAGGCAAGAGAGAATAGGCTAGACTAGTGGTGTTCAAACCTAGCCCTTAAAGCCAGTTCCACTAAATATTTCCATTGCAAACccctcattttctcactgctttATATTGGCTaagtttttttacatttagataTACATTCAGCTTACTTACACATTTGTTATGTTTGGTCAGAAGTGTCTAGATTACCTTTCCATCTACCAGAAGACAGTTACCATTTGCATCACAACTAGCTGTCACACAGACAAGCAATCCGATATTCCCTCTTTAGAAAGCTGCAGAAAACACAAATCACGGAACAAGGTATCGATTCTGTGCACCATTTCCGCATTGCAGGTTTCCTAGGGCTCTACACATGGAATCACCCATTAAATGAACACTACTCAGGGCAGGATTCCTGAAATGTTTCAGATAAcccacatacaaaaacacacagtccaaacacagacaggagagaggctCCCAGGAACAGTCCCACGCTCACAGGGCTCAGGGGGCCAAGCCCACAGAGAACACTTTCCACTGCACCTCTTCCCACCACCTTCAACCACCTTCAGCCATCATATGTTACCCAGCATGTCAACTGCATGtcagtccctctctctgtgttagCATATAGTAATTTCATGAATGACAACTCAGTGATCTTATGTGATACCATACAAGTGATACTACGGTGTCACTGAGTGGGATGGGAACATCAGTTTAGCATTGCCCATCTCTAGGACCTTGTTAGAGGGGCTTGATGTTAGGATGGTGAAATGAATCATAGGATAGAGGGCAACTAATAGTTGAAGCCTACATATTTGTTGCAGAACAATGTGTGTAGTGGTTTTATGAAGTAGATAGAAGGATACTGTAATCTCCAATATAACCAGATGCTAGAAGATGATAGTGTCATAAATATTGTTTCGTGAATGAGTGAAAACCATCAAcccatgcacaaacacacgcacgcacacaataGAGCCTATTTTGACTACAATTATACAGTTTTATCTAGATGAAAGCCACTTGAGGCCAGATTTGCATCTGTGGTACATTTCTATAATTTAAACACGTCAAAATCTTAATTGTCGcacactacccccccccccccccccccccccccccccccgaggtTATTGACTGTATCTCCCAGCAGCTACTGGGGTCTAAAGGTAGTGTCTCACACAGTGTGTACTGGAGTGGAATGAGTGGTGACCTATGAAGCCTGGTCCTGATCAATgtataaacagaatcagaaaaggCAGTTTGATGTTGTGAAGCAATTCACAATGGATCtcgaacaaaatatattaaagatcaaaatctttactgtacattgtgtaattcattgagaacagtcaatggaaacgaaaatcaccaaccaattgagggctggattcaaacacacaccgaaaatctaagtaaactaTAGAAATCACAGGTTGTTCCAATTTGGGAGAATTTAATCACGGGAACTCATAATACGACTCAGTAAtatgtatggcccccatgtgcctgtaggcactcctgacaatgtctgggcatgctcctgatgagacacggatggtgtcctgggggatctcctcccagatctggatcagggcatcagtgagctcctggacagtctgcgGCACTACTTGGCAGCGTAGGAttgcaccaatacataatgtcccagaggttctcaattggattcacgTCTGGGGAAACatgggccagtcaatggcatcaatgccttcgtcatccaggaactggcCACATGAgactgggcattgtcctgcaccaggaggaacccagggcccactgcaccagcgtaagatctgatgatgggtctgacccaccgccaaaccggtcacgCTGGATGGTGTTGCAGGCACCATACCTTGTCACAATACCTTGTTCACGTGACCATAACTTCCTTGACATTTACAGTTAATTAGACCGATCATGACATGGCACATCTACCCTGATGTTTTCCTATCCCGTCAGTCTCGTTCTTCAGTGAACTGTTCCACATAAACCAATTGTGGAGAGCTGCATGCTCTCTGCCCGACATGTTATAGCCTACCTTTGAGATGAGCATAGTGCAGGCTAGGGAGGTCAGGATCCTAGCACATTTCACTTCGATACATTACCAGAAAAAAGTTACGTGATTCTTGatatccatttttttttttaacacaaataGTATAATCTGTATGTGTAATACACTGCAGCAAACACCTCACAGTTAGGCTAAATATAACTTTTGGACTAGCGACAAACGTCCACTAACATGCATggcaaaaaacatttagtttggCCATGGtccattcatcttgccattaaCATGACATTatcataaatgtatacattagaGTAGCTAGGATATACATTTGTTGCATTTATGTCAACTAAATATAATCTGGGTGGCAAAATAAACTCAAATGTGCATAAGCTGC is a window of Esox lucius isolate fEsoLuc1 chromosome 19, fEsoLuc1.pri, whole genome shotgun sequence DNA encoding:
- the ube2na gene encoding ubiquitin-conjugating enzyme E2Na, whose protein sequence is MAGLPRRIIKETQRLMAEPVPGIKAEPDEGNARYFHVVIAGPQDSPFEGGTFKLELFLPEEYPMAAPKVRFMTKIYHPNVDKLGRICLDILKDKWSPALQIRTVLLSIQALLSAPNPDDPLANDVAEQWKSNEAQAIETARTWTRLYAQNNIEV